Proteins encoded within one genomic window of Gadus chalcogrammus isolate NIFS_2021 chromosome 6, NIFS_Gcha_1.0, whole genome shotgun sequence:
- the bmp2k gene encoding BMP-2-inducible protein kinase: MKKFSRMPRSESGGLGGSGTSSSYSGKVFAVGRYQVTVEELIAEGGFSVVFLARTHSGIRCALKRMYVNNVPDLNIYKREITIMKELSGHKNIVRYLDSSINSVSDTVWELLILMEYCKAGQVVKQMNQRLTAGFSEVEVLHMFGDTCEAVARLHQCKTPIIHRDLKVENLLLSDMGNYVLCDFGSSTHKVLLPQRDGVAAVEDEIKKYTTLSYRAPEMINLYAGKPITTKADIWALGCLLYKLCFFSLPFGESQVAICDGSFVIPDNSRFSTQLHSLIRYMLEPDQEKRPDIYQVSYFAFKLSGKDCPVPNLFSSTLPSSLPEPLTAGEVAARRSQSKARISDAVGPTETSIAPRQRPKATTNNNIRPLSTTAMPGKVAAPSLPVSNGHKARTPDSSLPALQNQVQVQTQNQVQHQPGTQQHRVLQQLQPGDLRLQQLQQQQLQPHQQQPHQQQPHQQLPHQQLPHQQQPHQQLPHHRQQHQHQPDPHQQHQPQPHHQPYQQPHHQHQPVMQQQQQQQQQQQQQQQQQQQQQQQQQGNAQQLQYIQYQQALLQQQHHMMYQQPAYQQQVAQAQAQAQAQAQAQAQAQAQYASMFYQYQQAFLQQQQLHHHHHHHPQHLPYHTTPLDTYPPPITTGRPLGGTSTNPRNPVIGTGGITPPSQGVTPPSQGMGQLSHGVTPPCHTVSSSPQSTMAPPPPDMSGWNPFGEDNFSKLTEEELLDREFDLLRAKNPVARVSSVEVDRPTGGAKLSPPEDVFGSVLFVAPGKS; the protein is encoded by the exons gaGGTTTCTCTGTGGTGTTTCTGGCTCGGACGCACAGTGGCATCCGCTGTGCTCTCAAGAGGATGTATGTCAACAATGTGCCCGACCTCAACATCTACAAGAGGGAGATCACCATCATG aAGGAGCTGTCGGGTCATAAGAACATTGTCCGCTATCTGGACTCCTCCATCAACTCCGTTTCAGATACTGTTTGGGAGCTTCTCATCCTCATGGAGTACTGCAAAG CTGGTCAGGTGgtgaagcagatgaaccagaggTTGACTGCAGGGTTCTCCGAGGTGGAGGTTCTCCACATGTTCGGTGACACCTGTGAGGCTGTGGCCCGCCTGCACCAGTGCAAGACGCCCATCATCCACCGGGACCTCAAG GTGGAGAACCTGTTGTTAAGTGACATGGGGAACTATGTTCTGTGTGACTTTGGCAGCTCAACCCACAAGGTGCTGCTGCCCCAGAGGGATGGCGTCGCCGCGGTGGAGGACGAGATCAAGAA GTATACCACTCTGTCCTACCGAGCTCCAGAGATGATCAACCTGTATGCAGGGAAACCCATCACAACTAAGGCTGATATATGG GCTCTGGGCTGCTTGTTGTACAAGCTGTGTTTCTTCTCTCTGCCCTTCGGAGAGAGTCAAGTCGCCATCTGTGATGGATCCTTTGTCATTCCAGACAACTCCCGCTTCTCCACCCAGCTGCACTCTTTAATCA gataCATGCTCGAGCCAGATCAGGAGAAGAGACCAGATATCTACCAGGTGTCTTACTTTGCCTTCAAGCTTTCGGGGAAAGATTGCCCCGTACCAAATCTATTC agCTCtacccttccctcctccctcccagagCCTCTGACAGCAGGTGAAGTTGCAGCGAGGAGGAGCCAATCCAAGGCCAG AATCTCTGACGCGGTGGGCCCGACGGAGACCTCCATTGCTCCCCGGCAGCGACCCAAagccaccaccaacaacaacatccGGCCACTGTCCACCACCGCCATGCCGGGCAAGGTCGCTGCTCCCTCATTGCCAGTTAGCAATGGTCATAAAG CTCGAACACCTGACTCCAGTCTGCCAGCCTTGCAGAACCAAGTCCAGGTCCAGACTCAAAACCAGGTCCAACACCAGCCTGGCACTCAGCAGCATCGTGTCCTTCAACAACTCCAACCTGGGGACCTCCGActccagcagctgcagcagcagcagctgcagccccatCAACAGCAGCCCCATCAACAGCAGCCCCATCAACAGCTGCCCCATCAACAGCTGCCCCATCAACAGCAGCCCCATCAACAGCTGCCCCATCATCGCCAACAGCATCAACACCAGCCCGATCcacaccaacaacatcaaccccAGCCCCATCATCAACCCTATCAACAaccccatcaccaacaccaaccggtcatgcagcagcagcagcagcagcagcagcagcagcagcagcagcagcagcagcagcagcagcagcagcagcagcagcagggtaACGCCCAACAGCTTCAGTATATCCAG TACCAACAGGccctgctccagcagcagcatcatatGATGTATCAGCAGCCTGCGTACCAGCAGCAGGtagcccaggcccaggcccaggcccaggcccaagcccaggcccaggcccaggcccaggcccagtaCGCCTCCATG TTCTACCAGTACCAGCAGGccttcctccagcagcagcagcttcatcaccaccatcatcatcatccacagcACCTCCCCTATCACACCACCCCCCTGGACACCTACCCTCCCCCCATTACCACAGGGAGGCCACTGGGGGGGACATCCACTAACCCAAG AAACCCTGTCATCGGCACAGGCGGCATAACCCCGCCCTCTCAAGGTGTAACTCCGCCCTCTCAGGGCATGGGCCAGCTCTCCCATGGGGTGACTCCGCCCTGCCATACGGTGTCCTCGTCCCCTCAGAGCAccatggctccgccccctcctgatATGTCTGGCTGGAACCCGTTTGGAGAAGATAACTTCTCCAAACTGACCGAGGAGGAGCTTCTAGACCGCGAGTTCGATCTCCTCCGAGCCA AGAACCCGGTGGCCAGAGTCTCCAGCGTGGAGGTGGACCGGCCCACTGGTGGTGCTAAGCTCTCCCCCCCTGAGGATGTGTTCGGCTCGGTGCTGTTCGTAGCCCCAGGCAAGTCTTAG